The Fusarium graminearum PH-1 chromosome 2, whole genome shotgun sequence genome includes a region encoding these proteins:
- a CDS encoding aminopeptidase 2 — MLRNGNDVTSASLDIRRGRQVLPKNVKPLHYDLTLEPNFETFKYEGTVVIDFDVVEDSTSIALNTVDLEIHDTLVEANGATISSSPTLDYDKDSQTTTITFDKTIPAGQKARLTQRFTGTLNDDMAGFYRSSYKDEQGNTKYIATTQFEATDARRAFPCLDEPALKATFTVTLIADKDLVCLGNMDVASEKEVDSKVTGKKSKVITYNKTPIMSTYLLAFIIGDLKHYETNNFRVPIRVWCTPDQNLDHAVFSAELGARTLEFYEEQFGSKYPLPKMDMVAVPDFAAGAMENWGLITYRVVDLLLDEKTSSAVTKKRVAEVVQHELAHQWFGNLVTMDFWDGLWLKEGFATWMSWYSSNAFYPEWRIWEGYVTEDLRSALGLDSLRSSHPIEVPVKRADEVNQIFDAISYEKGSCVLRMISKYLGEDVFLKGIRIYLDRHAYANTETTDLWAALSEASGKDVERVADIWTKKVGYPVVAITEDESKGTIHVKQNRFLRTADVKPEEDEVLYPVFLNLRTKEGIQEDLALNVREADFKVPDFDFYKVNSGHSGIYRTSYTSERLQKLGQNVKAGLLGVEDRAGMIADAGALAAAGYQKTSGLLSLLQGFDSEDEFIVWDEITLRVASLRDAWIFEEDDVNKALKAFQRDLVSKKANEIGWNISSSDDFTAQRFKALMFGKAAIVEDEAAKKAAFELFEKFINGDREAVQPNLRSSVFGVVLTYGGEAEYNAVLKEYETAKQSSERNTALRSLGFAKDPALMKRTFAYTLSDNVKTQDIYLPLAGLRAHKEGIVALWGWVKENWDVLTKRLPPGMSLLGDMVAISTSSFTHADQIDDVKSFFEQKGSKGFELELAQSLDSMKARQNWLARDKEDVKQWLIQNKYL, encoded by the coding sequence ATGCTTCGCAACGGAAACGACGTTACCAGTGCGAGTCTCGACATCCGTCGAGGTCGCCAGGTTCTTCCTAAGAATGTCAAGCCGCTACACTACGATCTTACCCTCGAACCCAACTTCGAAACCTTCAAGTATGAAGGTACCGTTGtcatcgactttgacgttgtcgaggaTTCCACATCCATTGCTCTCAACACAGTAGATCTCGAGATCCACGACACTCTTGTTGAGGCCAATGGTGCCACCATCAGCTCTTCCCCCACTCTCGACTATGACAAGGACTCCCAGACTACAACCATCACATTCGACAAGACCATTCCCGCAGGTCAAAAGGCGAGGTTGACTCAGCGTTTCACCGGTACTCTCAATGATGACATGGCTGGTTTCTACCGATCTTCATACAAGGACGAGCAAGGAAACACAAAGTACATTGCAACCACCCAGTTCGAGGCCACCGATGCTCGCCGAGCATTCCCCTGTCTCGATGAGCCCGCTCTCAAGGCCACCTTCACTGTCACTTTGATCGCTGACAAGGACCTGGTCTGCCTGGGCAACATGGATGTTGCATCCGAAAAGGAGGTTGACTCCAAGGTTACAggcaagaagagcaaggtcATCACATATAACAAGAcgcccatcatgtctacATACCTGCTGgctttcatcatcggagATCTCAAGCACTACGAGACCAACAACTTCCGAGTCCCCATTCGAGTCTGGTGCACTCCCGACCAAAACCTCGACCATGCTGTCTTCTCGGCTGAGCTGGGTGCACGAACCCTTGAGTTCTACGAGGAGCAATTTGGCAGCAAATACCCTCTTCccaagatggacatggtTGCCGTGCCTGATTTCGCTGCCGGAGCCATGGAGAACTGGGGTCTTATCACATACCGAGTTGTTGACCTTCTCCTGGATGAGAAGACCAGCAGTGCGGTTACCAAGAAGCGTGTCGCCGAGGTTGTCCAACATGAGCTGGCTCACCAATGGTTCGGCAACCTCGTCACAATGGACTTCTGGGATGGCCTCTGGCTAAAGGAAGGATTTGCCACATGGATGTCATGGTACTCTTCCAATGCCTTTTACCCCGAGTGGAGAATCTGGGAAGGTTATGTTACAGAGGATCTGCGATCTGCTCTAGGTCTTGACTCCCTACGCAGCTCTCACCCTATCGAAGTGCCCGTCAAGCGCGCAGATGAGGTCAACCAGATTTTCGATGCCATCTCATACGAAAAGGGCTCTTGTGTCCTTCGCATGATCTCCAAGTACTTGGGCGAGGATGTTTTCCTCAAGGGTATCCGAATTTACCTCGACCGACACGCCTACGCCAACACAGAGACCACTGATCTCTGGGCAGCTCTCAGTGAGGCCAGTGGTAAGGATGTTGAGCGTGTTGCCGACATCTGGACCAAGAAGGTGGGTTACCCTGTCGTAGCCATCACCGAGGATGAGTCCAAGGGCACAATCCATGTCAAGCAGAACCGATTCCTTAGAACGGCCGATGTGAAGcctgaggaggatgaagtgCTTTACCCAGTGTTCCTTAACCTCCGAACAAAGGAGGGTATCCAAGAAGACCTTGCGCTCAATGTCCGTGAGGCCGACTTCAAGGTGCCTGACTTTGACTTCTACAAGGTCAACTCTGGTCACTCTGGTATCTACCGCACATCTTATACTAGCGAGAGACTCCAGAAGCTTGGACAGAACGTCAAGGCAGGACTCTTGGGCGTCGAGGACCGAGCCGGAATGAtcgctgatgctggtgctCTTGCCGCCGCTGGTTACCAAAAGACATCTGGCTTGctatctcttctccaagggTTTGATTCGGAAGATGAGTTCATCGTTTGGGACGAGATCACCCTCCGTGTCGCCTCTCTTCGAGATGCTTGGAtctttgaagaagacgatgtcaACAAGGCCCTCAAGGCTTTCCAGCGAGACTTGGTCAGCAAGAAGGCTAACGAGATCGGCTGGAACATTTCAAGCTCTGACGATTTCACCGCTCAGCGCTTCAAGGCACTTATGTTCGGTAAGGCCGCCATCGTCGAGGACGAGGCCGCAAAGAAGGCGGCTTTTGAGCTGTTTGAGAAGTTTATCAACGGCGACCGAGAGGCTGTACAGCCCAACCTCCGATCTAGTGTATTTGGAGTTGTGCTTACATACGGAGGCGAAGCTGAGTACAACGCTGTTCTCAAGGAGTATGAGACTGCCAAGCAGAGCAGCGAGCGTAACACAGCTCTTCGATCCCTCGGCTTTGCCAAGGATCCTGCTCTCATGAAGCGAACTTTTGCGTACACTCTGAGTGACAACGTCAAGACTCAGGACATCTACTTGCCTCTTGCTGGTCTCCGCGCTCACAAGGAGGGTATCGTTGCTCTTTGGGGATGGGTCAAGGAGAACTGGGATGTTCTCACCAAGCGACTTCCTCCTGGTATGTCACTCCTGGGCGACATGGTggccatctcaacaagctccttcACACATGCCGACCAGATCGACGATgtcaagagcttctttgAGCAAAAGGGTAGCAAGGGAttcgagcttgagctggcTCAGAGCCTCGATAGCATGAAGGCCAGGCAAAACTGGCTCGCTAGGGATAAGGAGGATGTTAAGCAATGGCTTATCCAGAACAAATACCTGTAA
- a CDS encoding phospho-2-dehydro-3-deoxyheptonate aldolase translates to MPSATIDMSTIAADDTRVLGQDPLIPPALLTSEIPLPEKATNTVVKGRQDAADIVLGQSDRLLVVVGPCSIHDPATAQEYAARLKEVSDRLDKDLCIVMRAYLEKPRTTVGWKGLINDPDIDNSFKINKGLRVSRQLFVDLTTQGLPIATEMLDTISPQFLADCISVGAIGARTTESQLHRELASGLSFPVGFKNGTDGSLNVAIDAIGAAAAQHHFMGVTKQGLAAITRTKGNEHCFVILRGGTKGTNFDKDSVQNAKKVLQDKKQKEAIMIDCSHGNSSKDHRNQPKVAKVVGEQLREGEKAIIGVMIESNIGEGNQKVPAEGPAALKRGVSITDACIGWEDTVTVLEDLADAVRTRRKLNTA, encoded by the exons ATGCCTTCAGCTACTATCGACATGTCTACCATCGCTGCCGATGACACCAGAG TCCTCGGACAGGATCCCTTGATCCCTCCTGCTCTCCTCACCTCCGAAATCCCTCTCCCCGAGAAGGCCACAAACACCGTTGTCAAGGGCCGTCAAGATGCTGCCGACATTGTCCTTGGCCAGAGCGACAGActtctcgtcgttgtcggCCCCTGTTCCATTCACGACCCTGCTACCGCCCAGGAATACGCTGCCCGACTCAAGGAGGTCTCTGACAGACTCGACAAGGATCTCTGCATCGTGATGCGCGCCTACCTCGAGAAGCCCCGAACAACCGTTGGCTGGAAGGGTCTTATCAACGACCCCGATATCGACAACtccttcaagatcaacaagggtCTCCGTGTTTCCCGCCAGCTGTTCGTCGACCTGACCACCCAGGGTCTGCCAATCGCCACTGAGATGCTTGACACCATTTCTCCTCAGTTCCTTGCTGACTGTATCTCTGTTGGCGCTATTGGTGCCCGTACCACCGAGTCCCAGCTTCACCGTGAGCTTGCCTCTGGTCTTTCTTTCCCCGTTGGTTTCAAGAACGGTACAGACGGTAGCCTTAACGTTGCCATTGACGCTATTGGCGCCGCCGCCGCTCAGCACCACTTCATGGGTGTTACCAAGCAGGGCCTTGCTGCTATCACCAGAACCAAGGGTAACGAGCACTGCTTCGTTATTCTCCGTGGAGGAACCAAGGGTACcaactttgacaaggacagcGTCCAGAATGCCAAGAAGGTCCTccaggacaagaagcagaaggaggCTATCATGATTGACTGCTCCCACG GAAACTCTTCCAAGGACCACCGAAACCAACCCAAGGTTGCCAAGGTCGTTGGTGAGCAGCTCCGTGAGGGTGAGAAGGCCATTATTGGTGTCATGATCGAGTCCAACATTGGCGAGGGCAACCAAAAGGTCCCCGCCGAGGGCCCTGCCGCTCTCAAGCGCGGTGTCAGCATCACTGATGCTTGCATTGGCTGGGAGGACACCGTCACCGTCCTCGAGGACCTGGCTGATGCTGTCCGCACTCGTCGCAAGCTCAACACAGCCTAG